Proteins from a single region of Neodiprion virginianus isolate iyNeoVirg1 chromosome 4, iyNeoVirg1.1, whole genome shotgun sequence:
- the LOC124302958 gene encoding glucose-6-phosphate exchanger SLC37A2 isoform X4 codes for MIVTRETPCGLKGIEWLLSKFTTQNRCNRLAWYKGGILALTYMSYTCYHMSRKPMSVVKNVLSRNCSGLVPPPDINPNDTNNQNWCEWPPFDRDNASALLGTLDSAFLFAYAGAMFLSGFVAERVNLRYYLALGMIFSGICCYLFGIARPYEIHTLWYFILVQILGGIFQTSGWPGVVTVVSNWFGKGKRGLIFGIWNSHTSLGNILGSLIAAEFVETDWGLSFMVPGAIMGVGGFLLFLFLAPNPVDVGCLPPEPPGYRKEVILRTETSPMLVVNRRTSNSGEDKPIGFIGAIRIPGVLEFSLCLFFAKLVSYTFLYWLPLYIASSANFSAKISADLSTLFDIGGIIGAVTAGSLSDYTGMSAVTCAGMLSLAVPMLFLYDSFGSINIGITIALLILAGILVNGPYALITTAVSAELGTHPSLGSNSKALATVTAIIDGTGSIGAAVGPLLAGLVSNWAGWHNVFYMLMISDVIALLLLSRLVYRELHLWNQRRRAV; via the exons ATGATCGTTACACGAGAAACACCATGTGGGCTAAAAGGGATAGAATGGCTTCTATCAAAATTTACAACTCAAAATCGATGCAATCGACTTGCTTGGTACAAGGGCGGCATACTGGCACTAACTTACATGAGTTATACTTGTTATCACATGTCAAGGAAGCCAATGTCTGTTGTGAAAAACGTGCTCAGTCGAAATTGTAGTGGTTTAGTACCGCCGCCTGATATAAATCCAAATGATACTAATAATCAGAACTGGTGTGAATGGCCTCCATTTG ATAGAGACAATGCTTCTGCACTATTGGGTACCTTGGATTCAGCATTCCTATTTGCTTATGCTGGGGCAATGTTTCTTAG CGGGTTTGTTGCGGAGCGTGTCAATCTTCGCTATTACTTGGCTCTTGGAATGATATTCTCGGGTATTTGCTGTTATCTATTTGGTATTGCAAGGCCCTATGAAATTCATACCCTTTGGTACTTCATTTTAGTCCAG atACTCGGTGGTATATTCCAAACATCTGGCTGGCCAGGTGTAGTTACAGTAGTCAGTAACTGGTTCGGCAAAGGCAAACGTGGTCTGATCTTTGGAATTTGGAACTCCCACACGTCCTTAGGAAATATTTTGGGCAGTTTAATTGCTGCTGAATTTGTTGAAACAGACTGGGGCCTCAGCTTTATGGTACCTGGAGCTATTATGGGCGTAGGCGGCTTCTTATTGTTTCTCTTCCTAGCACCAAATCCTGTGGATGTTGGATGCTTACCGCCTGAACCTCCAGGTTACAGAAAG GAGGTGATTCTTCGTACCGAGACAAGTCCTATGTTAGTGGTGAATCGAAGAACTAGCAATTCTGGGGAAGATAAGCCTATTGGATTCATTGGAGCTATTCGGATACCTGGAGTACTTGAATTTTCTCTATGTCTTTTCTTTGCAAAGCTAGTAAGCTATACATTCCTATACTGGCTGCCTCTGTATATAGCTTCATCAG CCAACTTTAGTGCAAAAATAAGTGCAGATTTGTCCACTTTGTTTGATATTGGAGGAATAATTGGAGCAGTGACAGCTGGTTCACTTTCCGATTACACTGGAATGAGTGCTGTTACCTGTGCGGGTATGTTGTCGCTCGCTGTCCCTATG cTGTTTCTTTATGATTCCTTTGGAAGTATTAATATCGGAATTACCATTGCGCTGCTCATTCTGGCAGGAATATTAGTTAATGGTCCTTACGCGCTAATTACCACAGCTGTATCAGCTGAACTCGGCACACATCCAAGTTTAGGGAGTAACTCAAAAGCCCTGGCAACTGTAACTGCAATTATTGATGGAACCGGAAGTATTGGAGCTGCTGTCGGCCCATTGTTAGCAGGTCTAGTTTCTAATTGGGCAGGATGGCACAATGTATTTTACATGTTAATGATCTCCGATGTAATAgcacttttg CTGCTCTCACGGCTGGTCTATAGAGAATTACATTTATGGAACCAACGGCGGCGGGCTGTCTGA
- the LOC124302958 gene encoding glucose-6-phosphate exchanger SLC37A2 isoform X2 yields the protein MIVTRETPCGLKGIEWLLSKFTTQNRCNRLAWYKGGILALTYMSYTCYHMSRKPMSVVKNVLSRNCSGLVPPPDINPNDTNNQNWCEWPPFDRDNASALLGTLDSAFLFAYAGAMFLSGFVAERVNLRYYLALGMIFSGICCYLFGIARPYEIHTLWYFILVQILGGIFQTSGWPGVVTVVSNWFGKGKRGLIFGIWNSHTSLGNILGSLIAAEFVETDWGLSFMVPGAIMGVGGFLLFLFLAPNPVDVGCLPPEPPGYRKVDVTNSSDESSAIEDPEANHSANNEVILRTETSPMLVVNRRTSNSGEDKPIGFIGAIRIPGVLEFSLCLFFAKLVSYTFLYWLPLYIASSANFSAKISADLSTLFDIGGIIGAVTAGSLSDYTGMSAVTCAGMLSLAVPMLFLYDSFGSINIGITIALLILAGILVNGPYALITTAVSAELGTHPSLGSNSKALATVTAIIDGTGSIGAAVGPLLAGLVSNWAGWHNVFYMLMISDVIALLLLSRLVYRELHLWNQRRRAV from the exons ATGATCGTTACACGAGAAACACCATGTGGGCTAAAAGGGATAGAATGGCTTCTATCAAAATTTACAACTCAAAATCGATGCAATCGACTTGCTTGGTACAAGGGCGGCATACTGGCACTAACTTACATGAGTTATACTTGTTATCACATGTCAAGGAAGCCAATGTCTGTTGTGAAAAACGTGCTCAGTCGAAATTGTAGTGGTTTAGTACCGCCGCCTGATATAAATCCAAATGATACTAATAATCAGAACTGGTGTGAATGGCCTCCATTTG ATAGAGACAATGCTTCTGCACTATTGGGTACCTTGGATTCAGCATTCCTATTTGCTTATGCTGGGGCAATGTTTCTTAG CGGGTTTGTTGCGGAGCGTGTCAATCTTCGCTATTACTTGGCTCTTGGAATGATATTCTCGGGTATTTGCTGTTATCTATTTGGTATTGCAAGGCCCTATGAAATTCATACCCTTTGGTACTTCATTTTAGTCCAG atACTCGGTGGTATATTCCAAACATCTGGCTGGCCAGGTGTAGTTACAGTAGTCAGTAACTGGTTCGGCAAAGGCAAACGTGGTCTGATCTTTGGAATTTGGAACTCCCACACGTCCTTAGGAAATATTTTGGGCAGTTTAATTGCTGCTGAATTTGTTGAAACAGACTGGGGCCTCAGCTTTATGGTACCTGGAGCTATTATGGGCGTAGGCGGCTTCTTATTGTTTCTCTTCCTAGCACCAAATCCTGTGGATGTTGGATGCTTACCGCCTGAACCTCCAGGTTACAGAAAGGTAGATGTAACAAATAGCTCTGACGAAAGCAGTGCCATTGAAGATCCAGAGGCAAATCATTCGGCAAATAAC GAGGTGATTCTTCGTACCGAGACAAGTCCTATGTTAGTGGTGAATCGAAGAACTAGCAATTCTGGGGAAGATAAGCCTATTGGATTCATTGGAGCTATTCGGATACCTGGAGTACTTGAATTTTCTCTATGTCTTTTCTTTGCAAAGCTAGTAAGCTATACATTCCTATACTGGCTGCCTCTGTATATAGCTTCATCAG CCAACTTTAGTGCAAAAATAAGTGCAGATTTGTCCACTTTGTTTGATATTGGAGGAATAATTGGAGCAGTGACAGCTGGTTCACTTTCCGATTACACTGGAATGAGTGCTGTTACCTGTGCGGGTATGTTGTCGCTCGCTGTCCCTATG cTGTTTCTTTATGATTCCTTTGGAAGTATTAATATCGGAATTACCATTGCGCTGCTCATTCTGGCAGGAATATTAGTTAATGGTCCTTACGCGCTAATTACCACAGCTGTATCAGCTGAACTCGGCACACATCCAAGTTTAGGGAGTAACTCAAAAGCCCTGGCAACTGTAACTGCAATTATTGATGGAACCGGAAGTATTGGAGCTGCTGTCGGCCCATTGTTAGCAGGTCTAGTTTCTAATTGGGCAGGATGGCACAATGTATTTTACATGTTAATGATCTCCGATGTAATAgcacttttg CTGCTCTCACGGCTGGTCTATAGAGAATTACATTTATGGAACCAACGGCGGCGGGCTGTCTGA
- the LOC124302958 gene encoding glucose-6-phosphate exchanger SLC37A2 isoform X1, with amino-acid sequence MIVTRETPCGLKGIEWLLSKFTTQNRCNRLAWYKGGILALTYMSYTCYHMSRKPMSVVKNVLSRNCSGLVPPPDINPNDTNNQNWCEWPPFDRDNASALLGTLDSAFLFAYAGAMFLSGFVAERVNLRYYLALGMIFSGICCYLFGIARPYEIHTLWYFILVQILGGIFQTSGWPGVVTVVSNWFGKGKRGLIFGIWNSHTSLGNILGSLIAAEFVETDWGLSFMVPGAIMGVGGFLLFLFLAPNPVDVGCLPPEPPGYRKVDVTNSSDESSAIEDPEANHSANNQAINHNVSRLQYVDGEVILRTETSPMLVVNRRTSNSGEDKPIGFIGAIRIPGVLEFSLCLFFAKLVSYTFLYWLPLYIASSANFSAKISADLSTLFDIGGIIGAVTAGSLSDYTGMSAVTCAGMLSLAVPMLFLYDSFGSINIGITIALLILAGILVNGPYALITTAVSAELGTHPSLGSNSKALATVTAIIDGTGSIGAAVGPLLAGLVSNWAGWHNVFYMLMISDVIALLLLSRLVYRELHLWNQRRRAV; translated from the exons ATGATCGTTACACGAGAAACACCATGTGGGCTAAAAGGGATAGAATGGCTTCTATCAAAATTTACAACTCAAAATCGATGCAATCGACTTGCTTGGTACAAGGGCGGCATACTGGCACTAACTTACATGAGTTATACTTGTTATCACATGTCAAGGAAGCCAATGTCTGTTGTGAAAAACGTGCTCAGTCGAAATTGTAGTGGTTTAGTACCGCCGCCTGATATAAATCCAAATGATACTAATAATCAGAACTGGTGTGAATGGCCTCCATTTG ATAGAGACAATGCTTCTGCACTATTGGGTACCTTGGATTCAGCATTCCTATTTGCTTATGCTGGGGCAATGTTTCTTAG CGGGTTTGTTGCGGAGCGTGTCAATCTTCGCTATTACTTGGCTCTTGGAATGATATTCTCGGGTATTTGCTGTTATCTATTTGGTATTGCAAGGCCCTATGAAATTCATACCCTTTGGTACTTCATTTTAGTCCAG atACTCGGTGGTATATTCCAAACATCTGGCTGGCCAGGTGTAGTTACAGTAGTCAGTAACTGGTTCGGCAAAGGCAAACGTGGTCTGATCTTTGGAATTTGGAACTCCCACACGTCCTTAGGAAATATTTTGGGCAGTTTAATTGCTGCTGAATTTGTTGAAACAGACTGGGGCCTCAGCTTTATGGTACCTGGAGCTATTATGGGCGTAGGCGGCTTCTTATTGTTTCTCTTCCTAGCACCAAATCCTGTGGATGTTGGATGCTTACCGCCTGAACCTCCAGGTTACAGAAAGGTAGATGTAACAAATAGCTCTGACGAAAGCAGTGCCATTGAAGATCCAGAGGCAAATCATTCGGCAAATAAC CAAGCAATCAACCACAACGTGTCACGTCTTCAATATGTTGATGGC GAGGTGATTCTTCGTACCGAGACAAGTCCTATGTTAGTGGTGAATCGAAGAACTAGCAATTCTGGGGAAGATAAGCCTATTGGATTCATTGGAGCTATTCGGATACCTGGAGTACTTGAATTTTCTCTATGTCTTTTCTTTGCAAAGCTAGTAAGCTATACATTCCTATACTGGCTGCCTCTGTATATAGCTTCATCAG CCAACTTTAGTGCAAAAATAAGTGCAGATTTGTCCACTTTGTTTGATATTGGAGGAATAATTGGAGCAGTGACAGCTGGTTCACTTTCCGATTACACTGGAATGAGTGCTGTTACCTGTGCGGGTATGTTGTCGCTCGCTGTCCCTATG cTGTTTCTTTATGATTCCTTTGGAAGTATTAATATCGGAATTACCATTGCGCTGCTCATTCTGGCAGGAATATTAGTTAATGGTCCTTACGCGCTAATTACCACAGCTGTATCAGCTGAACTCGGCACACATCCAAGTTTAGGGAGTAACTCAAAAGCCCTGGCAACTGTAACTGCAATTATTGATGGAACCGGAAGTATTGGAGCTGCTGTCGGCCCATTGTTAGCAGGTCTAGTTTCTAATTGGGCAGGATGGCACAATGTATTTTACATGTTAATGATCTCCGATGTAATAgcacttttg CTGCTCTCACGGCTGGTCTATAGAGAATTACATTTATGGAACCAACGGCGGCGGGCTGTCTGA
- the LOC124302958 gene encoding glucose-6-phosphate exchanger SLC37A2 isoform X3, producing MIVTRETPCGLKGIEWLLSKFTTQNRCNRLAWYKGGILALTYMSYTCYHMSRKPMSVVKNVLSRNCSGLVPPPDINPNDTNNQNWCEWPPFDRDNASALLGTLDSAFLFAYAGAMFLSGFVAERVNLRYYLALGMIFSGICCYLFGIARPYEIHTLWYFILVQILGGIFQTSGWPGVVTVVSNWFGKGKRGLIFGIWNSHTSLGNILGSLIAAEFVETDWGLSFMVPGAIMGVGGFLLFLFLAPNPVDVGCLPPEPPGYRKQAINHNVSRLQYVDGEVILRTETSPMLVVNRRTSNSGEDKPIGFIGAIRIPGVLEFSLCLFFAKLVSYTFLYWLPLYIASSANFSAKISADLSTLFDIGGIIGAVTAGSLSDYTGMSAVTCAGMLSLAVPMLFLYDSFGSINIGITIALLILAGILVNGPYALITTAVSAELGTHPSLGSNSKALATVTAIIDGTGSIGAAVGPLLAGLVSNWAGWHNVFYMLMISDVIALLLLSRLVYRELHLWNQRRRAV from the exons ATGATCGTTACACGAGAAACACCATGTGGGCTAAAAGGGATAGAATGGCTTCTATCAAAATTTACAACTCAAAATCGATGCAATCGACTTGCTTGGTACAAGGGCGGCATACTGGCACTAACTTACATGAGTTATACTTGTTATCACATGTCAAGGAAGCCAATGTCTGTTGTGAAAAACGTGCTCAGTCGAAATTGTAGTGGTTTAGTACCGCCGCCTGATATAAATCCAAATGATACTAATAATCAGAACTGGTGTGAATGGCCTCCATTTG ATAGAGACAATGCTTCTGCACTATTGGGTACCTTGGATTCAGCATTCCTATTTGCTTATGCTGGGGCAATGTTTCTTAG CGGGTTTGTTGCGGAGCGTGTCAATCTTCGCTATTACTTGGCTCTTGGAATGATATTCTCGGGTATTTGCTGTTATCTATTTGGTATTGCAAGGCCCTATGAAATTCATACCCTTTGGTACTTCATTTTAGTCCAG atACTCGGTGGTATATTCCAAACATCTGGCTGGCCAGGTGTAGTTACAGTAGTCAGTAACTGGTTCGGCAAAGGCAAACGTGGTCTGATCTTTGGAATTTGGAACTCCCACACGTCCTTAGGAAATATTTTGGGCAGTTTAATTGCTGCTGAATTTGTTGAAACAGACTGGGGCCTCAGCTTTATGGTACCTGGAGCTATTATGGGCGTAGGCGGCTTCTTATTGTTTCTCTTCCTAGCACCAAATCCTGTGGATGTTGGATGCTTACCGCCTGAACCTCCAGGTTACAGAAAG CAAGCAATCAACCACAACGTGTCACGTCTTCAATATGTTGATGGC GAGGTGATTCTTCGTACCGAGACAAGTCCTATGTTAGTGGTGAATCGAAGAACTAGCAATTCTGGGGAAGATAAGCCTATTGGATTCATTGGAGCTATTCGGATACCTGGAGTACTTGAATTTTCTCTATGTCTTTTCTTTGCAAAGCTAGTAAGCTATACATTCCTATACTGGCTGCCTCTGTATATAGCTTCATCAG CCAACTTTAGTGCAAAAATAAGTGCAGATTTGTCCACTTTGTTTGATATTGGAGGAATAATTGGAGCAGTGACAGCTGGTTCACTTTCCGATTACACTGGAATGAGTGCTGTTACCTGTGCGGGTATGTTGTCGCTCGCTGTCCCTATG cTGTTTCTTTATGATTCCTTTGGAAGTATTAATATCGGAATTACCATTGCGCTGCTCATTCTGGCAGGAATATTAGTTAATGGTCCTTACGCGCTAATTACCACAGCTGTATCAGCTGAACTCGGCACACATCCAAGTTTAGGGAGTAACTCAAAAGCCCTGGCAACTGTAACTGCAATTATTGATGGAACCGGAAGTATTGGAGCTGCTGTCGGCCCATTGTTAGCAGGTCTAGTTTCTAATTGGGCAGGATGGCACAATGTATTTTACATGTTAATGATCTCCGATGTAATAgcacttttg CTGCTCTCACGGCTGGTCTATAGAGAATTACATTTATGGAACCAACGGCGGCGGGCTGTCTGA
- the LOC124302958 gene encoding glucose-6-phosphate exchanger SLC37A2 isoform X5, which yields MILIIRTGVNGLHLIETMLLHYWVPWIQHSYLLMLGQCFLGNYFNGFVAERVNLRYYLALGMIFSGICCYLFGIARPYEIHTLWYFILVQILGGIFQTSGWPGVVTVVSNWFGKGKRGLIFGIWNSHTSLGNILGSLIAAEFVETDWGLSFMVPGAIMGVGGFLLFLFLAPNPVDVGCLPPEPPGYRKVDVTNSSDESSAIEDPEANHSANNQAINHNVSRLQYVDGEVILRTETSPMLVVNRRTSNSGEDKPIGFIGAIRIPGVLEFSLCLFFAKLVSYTFLYWLPLYIASSANFSAKISADLSTLFDIGGIIGAVTAGSLSDYTGMSAVTCAGMLSLAVPMLFLYDSFGSINIGITIALLILAGILVNGPYALITTAVSAELGTHPSLGSNSKALATVTAIIDGTGSIGAAVGPLLAGLVSNWAGWHNVFYMLMISDVIALLLLSRLVYRELHLWNQRRRAV from the exons ATGATACTAATAATCAGAACTGGTGTGAATGGCCTCCATTTG ATAGAGACAATGCTTCTGCACTATTGGGTACCTTGGATTCAGCATTCCTATTTGCTTATGCTGGGGCAATGTTTCTTAGGTAACTATTTTAA CGGGTTTGTTGCGGAGCGTGTCAATCTTCGCTATTACTTGGCTCTTGGAATGATATTCTCGGGTATTTGCTGTTATCTATTTGGTATTGCAAGGCCCTATGAAATTCATACCCTTTGGTACTTCATTTTAGTCCAG atACTCGGTGGTATATTCCAAACATCTGGCTGGCCAGGTGTAGTTACAGTAGTCAGTAACTGGTTCGGCAAAGGCAAACGTGGTCTGATCTTTGGAATTTGGAACTCCCACACGTCCTTAGGAAATATTTTGGGCAGTTTAATTGCTGCTGAATTTGTTGAAACAGACTGGGGCCTCAGCTTTATGGTACCTGGAGCTATTATGGGCGTAGGCGGCTTCTTATTGTTTCTCTTCCTAGCACCAAATCCTGTGGATGTTGGATGCTTACCGCCTGAACCTCCAGGTTACAGAAAGGTAGATGTAACAAATAGCTCTGACGAAAGCAGTGCCATTGAAGATCCAGAGGCAAATCATTCGGCAAATAAC CAAGCAATCAACCACAACGTGTCACGTCTTCAATATGTTGATGGC GAGGTGATTCTTCGTACCGAGACAAGTCCTATGTTAGTGGTGAATCGAAGAACTAGCAATTCTGGGGAAGATAAGCCTATTGGATTCATTGGAGCTATTCGGATACCTGGAGTACTTGAATTTTCTCTATGTCTTTTCTTTGCAAAGCTAGTAAGCTATACATTCCTATACTGGCTGCCTCTGTATATAGCTTCATCAG CCAACTTTAGTGCAAAAATAAGTGCAGATTTGTCCACTTTGTTTGATATTGGAGGAATAATTGGAGCAGTGACAGCTGGTTCACTTTCCGATTACACTGGAATGAGTGCTGTTACCTGTGCGGGTATGTTGTCGCTCGCTGTCCCTATG cTGTTTCTTTATGATTCCTTTGGAAGTATTAATATCGGAATTACCATTGCGCTGCTCATTCTGGCAGGAATATTAGTTAATGGTCCTTACGCGCTAATTACCACAGCTGTATCAGCTGAACTCGGCACACATCCAAGTTTAGGGAGTAACTCAAAAGCCCTGGCAACTGTAACTGCAATTATTGATGGAACCGGAAGTATTGGAGCTGCTGTCGGCCCATTGTTAGCAGGTCTAGTTTCTAATTGGGCAGGATGGCACAATGTATTTTACATGTTAATGATCTCCGATGTAATAgcacttttg CTGCTCTCACGGCTGGTCTATAGAGAATTACATTTATGGAACCAACGGCGGCGGGCTGTCTGA